Proteins encoded by one window of Dermochelys coriacea isolate rDerCor1 chromosome 13, rDerCor1.pri.v4, whole genome shotgun sequence:
- the GID8 gene encoding glucose-induced degradation protein 8 homolog: protein MSYAEKPDEITKDEWMEKLNNLHIQRADMNRLIMNYLVTEGFKEAAEKFRMESGIEPSVDLETLDERIKIREMILKGQIQEAIALINSLHPELLDTNRYLYFHLQQQHLIELIRQRETEAALEFAQTQLAEQGEESRECLTEMERTLALLAFDNPEESPFGDLLNMMQRQKVWSEVNQAVLDYENRESTPKLAKLLKLLLWAQNELDQKKVKYPKMTDLSKGTIEEPK, encoded by the exons ATGAGTTATGCAGAAAAACCTGATGAAATCACAAAAGATGAATGGATGGAAAAACTCAATAACTTGCACATCCAAAGAGCTGATATGAATCGTCTGATCATGAACTACCTTGTTACAG AGGGTTTTAAAGAGGCAGCAGAGAAGTTTCGGATGGAGTCTGGAATTGAGCCCAGTGTTGATCTAGAGACTCTGGATGAAAGGATAAAAATTCGAGAAATGATACTGAAAGGACAGATTCAGGAAGCCATTGCATTGATAAATAGTCTCCATCCAGAATTGTTAGATACAAACCGATACCTTTACTTTCACTTGCAG CAGCAGCATTTGATTGAACTGATTCGGCAGCGTGAGACAGAGGCAGCCCTGGAATTTGCTCAGACTCAACTGGCAGAACAAGGAGAGGAGAGCAGAGAATGCTTGACAGAAATGGAACGCACGCTGGCATTGCTTGCCTTTGATAATCCTGAAGAATCGCCATTTGGAGACTTGCTCAATATGATGCAGAGACAGAAG GTATGGAGCGAAGTTAACCAAGCTGTTCTAGACTATGAAAATCGCGAGTCAACACCCAAGTTGGCTAAATTACTGAAACTACTTCTGTGGGCTCAGAATGAACTGGACCAGAAGAAAGTAAAATATCCCAAAATGACAGACCTCAGCAAGGGGACAATTGAGGAACCCAAGTAA